A genomic segment from Agrobacterium vitis encodes:
- the visN gene encoding transcriptional regulator VisN codes for MIRQLSSAASSGKLRVAMHILTDYAGASHYLLARYDLIQEHGLDFVVTADWPFDLARGVATELSAACSRATELEKCLGLLQAKFVLLPEDLELPLGASRQYCSVMFNVGRTRLALVMLLPDGFVISPDRLRDVGLLAAYCVSLSTGRSQKADRDFELTERELECLFWIAEGKTSDEIATILGISRNTINNYITSVMRKTATKTRSEAIAYAVRNNLV; via the coding sequence ATGATCAGACAGCTTTCCTCGGCAGCGTCCTCAGGAAAGCTTCGGGTGGCGATGCATATCCTGACGGACTATGCTGGAGCCTCGCACTATCTCCTGGCGCGATACGACCTTATTCAGGAACATGGGCTGGATTTCGTGGTGACGGCCGACTGGCCGTTCGATCTGGCGCGTGGGGTTGCCACGGAATTGTCGGCTGCCTGTTCGCGGGCCACCGAGCTTGAAAAATGCCTGGGCCTGCTGCAAGCAAAGTTCGTGCTCCTGCCTGAAGACCTGGAACTGCCCTTAGGGGCCAGCCGTCAATATTGCTCAGTGATGTTCAATGTCGGTCGTACACGGCTGGCGCTGGTCATGCTTCTTCCCGACGGATTCGTAATCTCGCCCGACCGGTTGCGGGATGTGGGTTTGTTGGCAGCCTATTGCGTCAGCCTGTCGACAGGACGGTCGCAGAAAGCGGATCGTGACTTCGAGCTGACGGAACGCGAATTGGAATGCCTGTTTTGGATTGCCGAAGGCAAAACAAGTGATGAAATCGCCACGATTCTTGGTATTTCCCGCAATACGATCAATAATTACATCACCAGTGTGATGCGCAAGACCGCTACGAAAACTCGCTCCGAAGCGATTGCCTATGCGGTTCGCAACAATCTGGTCTAA
- the fliF gene encoding flagellar basal-body MS-ring/collar protein FliF — MNLFNQLLQVLKNLSSLGPTKLWTLAGVGVVSVALVIGAAFFINKPAFETLYVGLEATDVNQISIALAEAGVGFQTGADGKSIQVQAGMTGKARLLLAERGLPNSTNAGYELFDNVGSLGLTSFMQEVTRVRALEGEIARTIQQINGIAAARVHIVMPDVGNFRRGAQKPTASVMIRAGSDAGRKSAASIRHLVASAVPGLEVDDVTILDSTGQLLASGDETGGTANRNLGVAQSVQQEIESNIDKALAPFLGMDNFRSSVTAQLNTDQQQIQETVYDPESKVERSTRTTKEAQKSQQRQSDTAATVEQNIPQAAPQAGGAGPESSDQQDKKEEQTNYEINSKTIATVKNGYTLDKLSVAVVVNKQRIATMVGEPVDQAKIDAYLAEMQKIVKSAAGLDDKRGDVVTLTAMDFLENQLLSEAPTGPGVMEILSRNMAGIINSLAFLAVAFLVVWMGIRPMVRSMGGGGTAALEGGSDAVAGLELPDFSPGLDAGAGGGLMDGFGSDFGFDSADDVLALDNDPNGGFNRRVKEGPERRLARMVEISEERAAKILRKWAVENAA, encoded by the coding sequence ATGAATCTGTTCAATCAACTACTCCAGGTCCTCAAGAACCTTTCGTCCTTGGGACCTACAAAACTATGGACTCTTGCGGGTGTTGGCGTCGTTTCGGTGGCGCTGGTTATCGGTGCGGCGTTTTTTATCAATAAGCCCGCCTTTGAGACCCTTTACGTTGGCCTCGAAGCGACTGATGTCAATCAAATCAGTATTGCCCTGGCTGAAGCGGGCGTCGGTTTTCAGACCGGTGCCGATGGCAAGAGCATTCAGGTTCAGGCTGGCATGACCGGCAAGGCCCGTTTGTTGCTGGCCGAACGCGGCCTGCCCAATAGCACCAATGCCGGCTACGAACTGTTCGATAATGTCGGCTCCCTAGGCCTGACATCCTTCATGCAGGAAGTGACCCGGGTGCGCGCTCTTGAGGGCGAGATTGCCAGGACGATCCAGCAGATCAACGGTATTGCGGCAGCACGCGTGCATATCGTCATGCCGGATGTCGGGAATTTCCGGCGCGGCGCGCAAAAGCCAACAGCCTCGGTTATGATCAGAGCCGGTTCCGATGCCGGTCGCAAATCCGCAGCTTCGATCCGCCATCTGGTGGCCTCGGCTGTGCCGGGTCTTGAAGTCGATGATGTCACCATTCTGGATTCGACCGGCCAGTTGCTGGCATCGGGTGATGAGACAGGCGGGACTGCAAACCGAAATCTCGGCGTCGCCCAGTCGGTTCAGCAGGAAATCGAATCGAATATCGACAAGGCCCTCGCACCCTTCCTCGGTATGGACAATTTCCGCTCCAGCGTTACGGCGCAGTTGAATACTGACCAGCAGCAGATCCAGGAAACGGTTTACGATCCTGAATCCAAGGTCGAACGCTCGACCCGTACAACCAAGGAAGCACAGAAGTCGCAGCAGCGGCAATCCGATACCGCAGCGACCGTGGAGCAGAATATTCCGCAGGCAGCGCCGCAAGCGGGTGGTGCCGGTCCTGAATCGTCCGACCAGCAGGACAAGAAGGAAGAGCAGACCAACTACGAAATCAACAGCAAGACGATTGCCACCGTCAAGAATGGCTATACGCTGGACAAGCTTTCCGTGGCCGTTGTGGTCAACAAGCAGCGTATCGCTACCATGGTCGGCGAACCGGTCGATCAGGCCAAGATCGATGCCTATCTGGCGGAAATGCAGAAAATCGTCAAATCGGCTGCCGGGCTCGATGACAAGCGCGGCGACGTGGTGACCCTGACGGCGATGGACTTCCTGGAGAATCAGCTGCTGAGCGAGGCTCCAACCGGTCCCGGTGTGATGGAAATCCTCAGCCGCAACATGGCGGGCATCATCAACTCGCTTGCCTTCCTGGCTGTTGCCTTCCTTGTTGTCTGGATGGGCATTCGTCCAATGGTACGCTCGATGGGCGGCGGTGGGACTGCGGCGCTCGAGGGTGGCAGCGACGCTGTTGCCGGATTGGAACTGCCCGACTTCTCGCCCGGTCTTGATGCCGGTGCCGGTGGCGGGCTGATGGATGGCTTTGGGTCCGACTTCGGCTTCGATAGCGCCGATGATGTCCTTGCCCTCGATAATGATCCGAATGGCGGCTTTAACCGCCGCGTCAAGGAAGGACCGGAACGGCGCCTGGCGCGTATGGTGGAAATCTCGGAAGAGCGCGCTGCCAAGATCCTGCGCAAATGGGCGGTCGAGAACGCAGCCTGA
- the cheT gene encoding chemotaxis protein CheT: MEATSVEESLPEILMRVVTELHDVAYLIERVEPQLLELGGSKALESAETLKVLQGIDLAVQKSRGLAEFIDTITADVSDDWKVDMTTALSLVKLAEMQKALGDGLRHGHSQPLSKVAGDFDFF, from the coding sequence ATGGAGGCCACGAGCGTGGAAGAATCATTACCTGAAATTCTGATGCGTGTTGTGACGGAACTTCACGACGTTGCCTATCTGATCGAGCGGGTCGAGCCGCAATTGCTGGAATTGGGTGGATCAAAGGCGTTGGAATCGGCTGAAACGCTGAAAGTCTTGCAAGGTATCGATCTCGCCGTGCAGAAATCGCGCGGGTTGGCCGAATTTATCGATACCATTACGGCGGATGTGTCCGACGACTGGAAAGTGGACATGACGACGGCGCTCAGCCTCGTCAAGCTTGCCGAAATGCAGAAGGCACTGGGCGATGGCCTGCGTCATGGCCATTCGCAGCCTCTCAGCAAGGTGGCGGGTGATTTCGACTTTTTCTGA